The Anguilla rostrata isolate EN2019 chromosome 2, ASM1855537v3, whole genome shotgun sequence genome contains the following window.
GGGAATTCATACCAGGAAACTGCACTGCTGACTCTGGTTGGGATGTGTCCATATCTTTGCCATGACCAATCAAGCTCTTTCCTGTTTGGGCTAACTTGCTGGACCAGACAATTTTGAATTGCATGCCTCCGGATAATACAGACTGAATTCAATATGCCATTAATAGCTGACCAACCAAAAATATACACCTGTATTTCGACAATCTTTGGTAGCTAGCATCAACATATATGTTTTATGATGACTGAATCCAGCAGTCCAATACAAAATCATAAAGGGCCAAATATAGAAGGTATATCCAGTACAAAAGAGGCCAGTTACCAGTGCACTCAAAAATGAAGATTTTCTATGTTCGTGTCACTAATGATaatcacacagagctcagtgttcTCATCTCCAGCAGCTGTGCATATAAAAAGCCTCTGCAGCCAATGGGGAATGAACAGTACTGGAGTTAAGAGGGTGGGCTTCTGTGGGATCAGAGATCAGGAAGATGAGTGTAACCAGCAGGCCCGAGGCTCTGGAGCCCTGTAGCTCTCTTTCCTCATGCCTCAGGCCTGGCCACACggaacacacacatccataaaGGTCACGGACGCCACAGCACAGGGCCCTGATCATGGTGATTACTGGCTTGTGCTCTTCAGTTATCCTTTCACCCCCACAGCCGGTTATACTTTTATGACTGGTCAGAGACACCTAAAATGTCTCCTCTAAGCAGATACAAGTAGAAATGATAAGGTTTAGATCCACCAAATGCTATAGTGTCCTTAAGTAAACCCTGACAGAGGTGTAGGCACTGGGTAGTTCAGGGGTCCATCTTAttcagaaagggccggtgtgggtgcaggctttcattccaaccaggcagttacacacctgattctactaatcaactgctacagtctttgctaaggaccttgattattagaatcaggtgtgctacTGCTTGGTGGAGACAAAAGCCTgtacccacaccagccctttctggataacaCTGAGGACCCCTGGGGTAGTTATTGGTAAATGTGATCTTTATGGAGTGGTTTGCAGTTACAGTTACTGAATACAGCTGTTCAGGTGCCACATATCAGGACCGATGTTGGAAGTAAGAAAAAGGTTGGTTTGGACTTTCACTTTCCAAATGCTCtcatataaaaatacagaagaagaaaaacatcagaGTAAGACATGTCAGGCAGGAAATATGCTGCTTTATTAAAAGCAAAGAATGGTTACCACAAGAATCTCCAGGGTAACAATATCAGGTTTAGGATCCCTGAGAAGCATtctttatgtatatatatttacaacACAGAATTAAACAATCCAGATACTGGAGTATAAATTACAGAAGAacacaataataacaaatagAAAGCAGAAACAATCCTTTGAAGTACATCAGAAGCATTTCTGATccacagaaaaaatacatatataaacatttataaacaaaagTCACAGTACAGAACTACTGCTTCAAATAGATTTACAAACACACCCAGTATGGGTCATTCTCACAGAGAATCTCTGTGTATTTGGAAAACTGGCAATGCTCTTGTAAAGCTGTCATGTAGCACAACAGGCCCAGAGTTTCacagtaacagtttaaaaaaatggctaaaCCCTCAAGAGGAAATTGTGCTTTCAAGAAAATTTCAAtggcttaattaaaaaaaaaatttaccagTGAGTTCCTGTAAAATGGCAAACAATATTCTTAACTGCCATTGATTCAAAATGTTGATCTGCTATACACAGTGTTACACATAAGGCATGCATTGTTTATAAAGGGATGTGACAATGTCTCACATTAGTTGGTGGAGGTGTAAACAGGTCCAACTTAATGGAAAACACAACATTGTCACATCCCTCTGTGCACTTGAGGCTTTACAAGAGCAAGCaacaatttatttaaaggaaGCTGTGCAATTATCATTTTTACCACATCTTTATGAAGTACACAAGATGATTGTAGGATTCATTTTGATCATTGCTAATATATTACTCATTTTTCCCAAGATTGTTTCATATTGCAATAAATggcattaaatataataaagtcTACAGAAATGGTTCATATCTGGGATAACTTTTCTTTCGAAATTAGCAGAGAATTGCCTCATAACAGGCCAAAACATTcatttggggggaaaagtgcTCTACCATGGCATACCTCAGAGAAAAACACCTGAGAGTACATCCAGGAAACTCCCTCTCACCAGCGCAACTCACAAATCATAATACTGAGATAGcaccaaataaagaaaaacttcaCCTCATTAATTTTGTCCGGAgtctacaaaataaaataaaacattacaataaaagactttaaaatacattgagtCCCCATTTCTGTCTACATCATCTTTGATAATTGCTACAGAGTCCTCTGATAAAATACTAAACAGCTTCCATGACTCTGGTGATGGAATGTATAAAATCAGCAATAGTAATTATAAGAAGAATAATACCGGcaataaagaaaatggaaagaacAGTAGTGGGTAAAAGCTGGCACAAAAGGGGCATGCGAATATAAAAGTACATTCTATGAGAATTGCAAATAACACAAGCAAAATTTACAACGTATGAAGCATGGTAGATTGCCTGTACAGCGCAATGCTGGGAGCCCCTTCCCAAGAGGCATGCAGCCCCTGCCTCCCCGCGCgttggggtgaggggtggggggtggtcacGTGCTGACCGGGAAGGGAGAGTCCATAACCGAAACTGCGGACCGCACAGCAGCCCAATAAAACGAATGGAGACCGTGCGTCGCTGTGGCAAAAACACAGCGACCAAGCGGCCCAATACCACATGGGTCCCGCAGGCCTTTCAGATACCGAGGCCGTCAGGGACGAGGATACCAACGAAGGAGGCCGTCGCCGTTAATAGACAACGTGGGAGGGGCACCAGGGAGTGTCCGGGTACAGCAGACAGTGCACAGACCTGAACCTGCAGAAAGACAGCAGGAAACAAGGGGAAGTGAGTCTCATAATGAGTTAAATCAGCCAacaatcaaaaaagaaaacacacacatacacacactcaaacacacacacacacatggcctcTGTACAATGCATTGTTGATTGTGAAACATATCTATCGGATGTCCTTTAGCTTGGCTGAGAACAGATGATTTTGGCTTAAGAACATGATGTTCTTTCTACATCAGGGACCAAAAAAAGCTCAGACTTAAAACAGAATGATtacagggaggggacagagctgAAGAGGCCAGAAACTGCAGATTAGCAAAGGCAGGAAGAGCACCTTCGGCCTTATTGCCTTCTAGGCTCTGGTTTGAGTTTCGAAATGACCAGAGGATTTCCTTTGTTCAAGATAGCATCAAAAGCCATAGCATCAGTAGTGTGTGCGATGGCCTGCTCTACATATCAGCCTCATTCTTACCTGGACGGGTCCTCCTCCACCGTGAAAGCCCCCTTCATGTGTATGATATTCCTTTTGTTCTCAAACATTCCGTAACTCAGTGTAACCTGAAATGAAACcgcacagaagcacagacacataaTTAAACTTGAATGAAACCCGTCATTACGCGACGGCGTGCTAAACGGCGCTCAGGCAGTGCCAGATTTACGACGGGCTCGCGTTGAGCCCGGCCGGAGGGCGTGCGGTTGCGCAGGTGTTTACCTGTTTGTGCAGCTCAGACCTGGGCACCTGCTGCAGGTTCTCCAGGTGAGAGTGGAACAGGTTGCTGCGGATCAGCCTGACCCCCAGCACCGACTCGATGATGTAGCCGATGGTGCAGTCGTCCGGCAGGCGGATCTTCTCAGCGGTGTTCATGAAATGGCCGCCACTGCAAAGAAAAGGGAGACGTGCGGAGACCGGTTAGAGATCGTAATCCATGTAGGAGagaaactttgttccagaataTCGTTACTGAATTCCACATTTAGAAATCCAAGTTTAGCCTCTTACCTTGCCCATGGACTCATCTTCAGAGCCAAGCCACGGCTCACGCAGAAACCTGCTCCTCCCGTAGCAAACCAGAAATTGACGGGTCTCTggaaacacacaggaaaataTGACTTGACCATTCATTTCCAAATTGCTTTTAGTCATTCTGTGATTGTTCTATAAGTAAGTGTCAGTGTTCCTGTAATGCACAAGTTTGTCCACGCACCATCTTGTTGTCCCCGAGTCTCTCAGTGGCCTCGATGGGCCGGTCTAGGCTGGGCTTGCCAATGTAGACGTCCTGAGTGTGAGGGTAGTGGGACAGCAGCTTCACCAGAGTCCGCATGTTCACGTAGTTATCATCATCCACATGGCAAAACCACCTGAAAGCCATTAGCACAGTTAAATCCAAGCCACCTTAGGAAAACACATTACCGACATGTTAACAGCCCTGTGCAAGCGGCTGCCTGCAATCGAGAGGAAAGATCAACATTTCTGACACTGACATGACAAGGGAAAcatgcatttacacatgaatTACACAATCAAAGTGAGAGAAGCTTTTAACCCAAAGTAAACGTGTCCACCGGCTCTCAAGTTAAACAGAGTAATGACTTCAAGCGGGGCTGCAATTCTGGCTTCAATTACAGCAGGAGCAGAGCCTCTTACTTTTTGCCGGACTCTATGAATTTGTCGTACTCCACCGCCATCTTGCAGGAGAGCGCCTGTCGGCTGTGGGCAGCGGAGCAGTTGGTGTTGATGGCGTGACTTCCTGCATTAGGGAGACAAAGAGGGAAATATGGTTATTGATTTTGAAGGATGGGGCTGATCAATAGCCCCTTTATTCGGCCTTTCTGCAGCCTTGCTCGGCCTGCCTTTTTACCATCTGCCACCTGTTTGGAGGTTGTCCCCTTAGCACGCCTGCCTAGGGGGACTCAATGGAGTGATTTGCATGGGGACTAAGGAGCCCTgtctggggggtggagggtcCTCCTGAGGCCAGGAGGGGCGTTGAATGGCAAGTCCACCCCTTTCTTAGAAGGGAAGTCTGAATTCATCCATTTTAAGCGACAGATCCGAGTATCaataaaaagctattttttctcttcagtttgAAAAAGTTGCTTGGCAAGCTATGGTAATAATAGAAAAAGCTTCCTCTAAAAAGCACACAGCTGTAATTTCCtgtcaaaaatgaccaaaagcAGCAAGTCCATAAATAGCTCCAAATCTTAATAGACTACAGTGCATCAGGCTTAAAAAACATGTGGAAAGATGCCGAGTTACCCACATGGAAAATGAGCTGAGTTAATAAGTTATCTATACTATATCTATACTATTCACTTGGCAAGTATCCTAACAGAGCAATATTGAGTGTTTCTATTGGATGCCGTACTCACCAATCTTTTTCTTAAGCTCTTCATCCTCCCCGTCAGTGAAGATGTATGTCTGCAAGacacaaatggaaaaatcagGTTAAGAACTGCTTGGTTCCCTTCTCTATAATTTCCTGAAGAAAAGGAGGGATAGTGTTGTGAACAAAATTCAGCCTCGTAAGGAATCACACAATGAGCCCTCGGTATGAAACATTTCTCAGAAGTGGCTGTCCCGTGTTGCCGGTCtctctttgaaatgttttctcatttgGGGCTTTTGTCTTCCTATTACTCGCTGAAGAACTCAGTGAGTTAAGCAAGTCAAACAGGCGTACAATGCCCCCAAAAGAATTCCTTCAAGAATAAAAGCCTCTTATGCTAGGCTGTGCTTTCTCCATGGCAACTGTCCCAGGGCCCCACAGCATCCCAGACAGCATGCCTGCAGCATGACAAAGAGGGGAGTggacagcccccctccccatttcacaCAAGTCGAACATGATGAGAGAGGACACTTGATGCTAATGCtgagctttattattttttttacaagtaaaATGACTTCCTCTTCATATCTCATGTTTCATATCTCAAAACTTACAAAGTAGCAGCAGATGGCATTTTCTATATGATAACACACATGAAGGCTAACAGTTCTGGTGCTTTTGTTAGCAGGAACTGTGCAGAGAGGGAATGCAGTCTCTGAGCACGTTGCAACGAACACGTTTATGTGTCTGAGCAGGTGCAGAAAGGAATTCATCCATGGCGGATACAGGTACACACGCCACAGCGCACAGGCGAATCGTTAAAAAGGCACCTTGACCCGGCTTTCTGTCTGCcgttgttcatttgtttattttccaccTGAGGTAAAACAGCACCTGCCACACTCTTCCTTATCTCTGGCACGTGTCCTGGCTTGGCCCCACCAGTCTGTTAGGAGTATTTCAGAACAAGCCAGGTAACTGTACCCGCCACTAACTCGCTaacccagtcccccccccccccccttctgtgaGGTAAAGTACTCTTTTGTGACGACCAGCGGACCAGCCGTGCACTTGTACTAACTGATGCCGCCATTGTCGACTCAAGCGACGTCGACAGGTTGACTTTAAGCCAAAGGTAACTGTCTgagccccacacccccctcccccctcccccccactctgtaCCTGAGCCAGCTGCCAAGCCCCCGGCGCATATGTTTGCAGAACAAACTCTGAGCAGATGTTGCACCGTGCAGCGGGCCCAGGGCCACTGTTTGTTTAAGGGAGGGTGGCAGTGGTGTAAAGACCAGAGCAACGGCAACGTTTGCTTTAATTTTCACAGACATAAGAGCCTAATAAGCGAGGCAGCTGCTCACCCAGCGTATCActgtgaaagagaggggagcCCATGTTGCCTATACTGCCCGTTTCTTCCATTTCCAGCATGTGTAGTGAATCACACccccacacgtacacactccaaccccccctccctcccatacAACAATGGAGTGTGTTTTAAAGCTGGGTTAAATCTCTGATGGGTAAAGTTTAAATACGTTTGCTTGCATTTGCATACAGCTGCAGTGGTTAAGATAAAGAACGCTCTAGAGGGAAATTCtttgttcactctctctctctctctctctctctctctctctctctttatgctAGGTCTCGTGAGCCAGCATTCCCAGAGGGGAAATGCACTTCTGAATTATTTAGTTTTTGAGGGAATATTAAGCgaacatgaaatgtgtttttccttaCTATATAAACATATTAATTTGATATTGACGGACCATAAATTGATATTAAACACGCCATCATTATGTAAAGACTAAAAAGTAACTTATGACTCCAGGATATAAGTTTGAATGGCTCCTACTTCTTGTTTGAGCTGGTTGCTTTCCAACATAGTCCAGGGTAATAATGCCATGGCTCGCCCTCGCCTTCTGCTCCCACAGGAAGTCCTGGCACAtggccccctccctctcacctccacccccccccaggagccGGGAGCCGCTCAGGAAGGCCGCAGCCTGGCTGGCTGCCTCCGTCTCCCCGGGCAGGAAGGGCCCGGCCTGCAGAGGGCCTCTCTGTCAGGGCCTATCTCTGCCTCAGCCA
Protein-coding sequences here:
- the LOC135248183 gene encoding beta-1,3-N-acetylglucosaminyltransferase lunatic fringe-like, with product MLKSCGKKCAVSTVAATIFTCLVVLLIAAPHQRVQVEEKQIGRDGMRSLQSLDNFGANNGAQADQSQPRDNSKTGQVNGFSAYFTKLTRGRREVETPSQAKAAVEAPPAEDINPNDIFIAVKTTKKFHQSRLDLLLDTWISRNMQQTYIFTDGEDEELKKKIGSHAINTNCSAAHSRQALSCKMAVEYDKFIESGKKWFCHVDDDNYVNMRTLVKLLSHYPHTQDVYIGKPSLDRPIEATERLGDNKMRPVNFWFATGGAGFCVSRGLALKMSPWASGGHFMNTAEKIRLPDDCTIGYIIESVLGVRLIRSNLFHSHLENLQQVPRSELHKQVTLSYGMFENKRNIIHMKGAFTVEEDPSRFRSVHCLLYPDTPWCPSHVVY